The proteins below come from a single Ostrinia nubilalis chromosome Z, ilOstNubi1.1, whole genome shotgun sequence genomic window:
- the LOC135087028 gene encoding sodium- and chloride-dependent glycine transporter 1-like produces MIQYYKVKQWIKWPLIRAHLCTLAVSVGFSSTWRAPREAFRFGGLQFALAASTAALLVLPLALLQLALGQLSQQDAVGIWRAVPFFKGVGYLRLLVTALGCVSSAVYLALTVAYFLYTLSNSIPFRACSDPRLNEDGFEDIINTTNCLNATFLAPVRQKPEYFIAMSLIICFIWIALPFLLYSPVKLMKRVFYILGPTLVVLGFVVVSGIGSWGRLTWFHEARHWRHFLEPRVWISALTQALLATHTAGGYLVSAGDAIYSVTNVQWTAIAFVATNIVAGWLGPLFWFALGAPEPDTSAAAVLEQIYRAAYERDLSIAWPLLVFAALFLSGVITMLTFLYPIYDRVRRSGGARWRVACAGGSAIGAAGSLAALAGRWDALALIEDTAVPLLVCLATVLEVLAFVFIYGK; encoded by the exons ATGATTCAGTACTACAAAGTGAAG CAATGGATCAAATGGCCGCTGATCCGTGCTCACCTATGCACCCTGGCCGTGAGCGTGGGCTTCAGTTCAACGTGGCGCGCGCCGCGGGAAGCTTTCCGCTTCGGCGGGCTTCAGTTCGCGCTGGCGGCGTCGACGGCGGCGCTGCTGGTGCTCCCGCTGGCGCTGCTGCAGCTGGCCTTGGGGCAGCTCAGCCAGCAGGACGCGGTCGGCATATGGCGCGCGGTGCCTTTCTTCAAAG GCGTTGGCTACCTCCGTCTGCTGGTCACTGCGCTGGGCTGCGTGAGCTCGGCGGTGTACCTGGCGCTCACCGTCGCCTACTTCCTCTACACGCTCAGCAACTCCATCCCCTTCCGCGCCTGCTCCGACCCTCGCCTGAACGAG gATGGCTTCGAAGATATAATAAACACGACCAATTGTTTAAA CGCAACGTTCCTGGCTCCAGTGAGACAGAAGCCCGAATATTTCATTGCTATGTCAttgattatttgtttcataTGGATAGCATTGCCTTTTCT CCTTTACAGTCCAGTGAAGTTGATGAAGCGTGTCTTCTATATCCTGGGCCCGACGCTCGTAGTGTTGGGCTTCGTGGTGGTATCCGGCATCGGGTCGTGGGGCCGCCTAACGTGGTTCCACGAGGCGCGGCATTGGCGGCACTTTCTGGAGCCGCGCGTTTGGATCAGCGCGTTAACGCAGGCGTTGTTGGCGACCCATACGGCCGGCGGTTACTTGGTCTCGGCTGGAGACGCTATCTACAGCGTTACCAATGTGCAGTg GACAGCTATAGCCTTCGTGGCCACCAACATCGTAGCGGGCTGGCTTGGGCCTCTGTTCTGGTTCGCGCTGGGTGCTCCTGAACCCGACACAAGCGCGGCCGCCGTGCTCGAGCAAATCTACCGAGCTGCCTACGAGCGCGACCTTAGCATCGCGTGGCCGCTGCTCGTGTTTGCCGCGCTGTTCCTATCAGGCGTTATTACCATG CTAACATTCCTGTACCCGATCTACGACCGCGTCCGGCGTTCCGGCGGCGCGCGGTGGCGCGTGGCGTGCGCCGGCGGCTCGGCGATAGGAGCGGCGGGCTCGCTGGCGGCACTGGCCGGCCGCTGGGACGCGCTGGCCTTGATTGAGGATACCGCTGTGCCACTGTTGGTTTGCCTCGCTACTGTGCTGGAGGTCCTCGCCTTCGTCTTCATCTACGGTAAGTAG